GCAGCCCGTCCACACTCTGCAACTCCTTCTGCTTTCGAAGAGCAAGCGCTAAGGACGGAAGGAGAGGCCAGGAGGATGCTGCGCGAACTTGGTAGGCGCTAGGCGTCGCCCTGCTCACGAGGGCGTCGTGCAGGGCACGCACGAATGCGGAGGCGTGCCGCGGGGCGTCGTCCGCACCTGTGTacatgcgctgcagctctacAAGAGAGGCCGGAgtgagcaccaccaccgtaAAGCGCAAGGGAAGCGCCGCTGTTGGACCAAAAAGCAACGGCTGCAACACACGCAGAAAAACCTCCACGGTCAACTCGTCATCAGCATCTTTCTTTGAAGTTGTGGCGCAGCGTTCGGCGAGTGCCCGTATGGAAGCAGCTCCCAACACCAGCACTGAGGTGGCTTGGCGTCCTGCGGAGAatctctgcagctgcgcttcaAGGGTTTCCAAGGTGAGGGCACGAATTGGGAGTTGCAAGGACGCGCTCACAACACGATCTAGCGTCTGACTGGCCTGTGCCGGGTTGTCGTTGTTGCCGCACGCGTAGAGAAGCTCCACTACGCTCTTTAGCTCTGCCTGCGGCAGCTGAGCGTAGACAGAGCTGACGGCGTAGTTGACGactgtggaggaggcggggctGGAAAATGCGTTCACCACCGCACGGCACCACGGCGTGTCGCGCTGCTTAGCGGAGAGCAGCAAAAGCCATAGAAGTGACCGCTGCTGATCTCCGGAAACCCTTAGCCACGCCGTGACGCGGTACGCAGCTGCGGtagctggcgcggcggcaacggtgtCTGCACCTAGACCGTTTTCTTTGACCTTCTGCATCCGCTGCAACAGCGGCCACAGCTCCCCGTCGCCACGTGCCCACTCACCCTCCGGCACGCTTGACCAAAGCAACAGGTGGAGAAGCACCAGGCTGCCACTCACCGCAACGTGTGCCGGCACCTCTGCCGATGTCGCAGCCACGCAGTAGTAGTGCAGCGACTGGGTCTCAGAAAAGTACGCGGCGAGGGGGGCAAGGAGAGACGGCGGGACGCTATAGCCTTTCTGCGTtgcggccgccgcgaagATGACGAGGGAGGCAGCGAGCGCGTAGGGCAGCGCGACCTCTTGTGCCCGAGGCCCTGAGAGGTTGGCGAAGAGCCTCAAAATCCgctccgccgcggtggtgctcgCGACCACTGGGACTAGCATACCAGCACTCCCGATCACAGCAAGCTCGGTGGAGAATATGCGCAGCATCAGCGAAGTGAAGTGGTTCAGCTCGTCACGCTGGGCTGCCGTGCGCTGACGCACCGGTGCGGCACGGCAGAGGTGGCCGTACactcgcagcgccgcccgccgGACGTGCACATCGtccgaggcggcgcagccgtcACCTGCGTCTGCCGCTACAGACAACCGTGCGTGCTGGTCGGCGAagtagcgcagcagctctgcgccAATTGCAGCGATACCAGGCCAGGTGATGGCACCACTCAATCCATCCCACAACGAGAGCGCCTCTTCCACCGTGTAGACGACGGAGTCGCTCATGCGCTGGGGATGGTACAGGAGAGCCTGCATGGCGCTCTTCAGCAGGCGCACCACGGCCAGCTCAAAACGCATGTCTGCGGCATCTTCTTCCACGAACGCAGGCCTCTTCGCcatggcgccgtcgtccctgcaccaccaccgcgcgctGAACCAAGACGAGGTGCGAGGTAGAAGACCACTGCTTGTCCTTCGCCACGTGCCCTCattgccgcggccgctgcgccgtcgctgtcggtgctCGGCCAACGTGGCGAATCCCAGCGCACCACGTGCGCGGTACAGGAGAAAGATGAGACGCGTCACAGTCTCTGCGTCCCCttgcacggcggcagcttcAGCACAACGCACCGCGACCGTTTCATCAAACAACGCCTTTGGTGCTCCGCGTTGCATGTCACTGCGGTAGTAGGAGCCCGCGACCGCCTTGCCAGATGAGAGGGAGGTCCGCGAAAGGCGCGTGAGGGCGGCAGCCTCCAAAAGTTCCAGCGCGTGCGCTTTCATCCCCTTCGTTGTACTGCGTAGCATCGCAGCTGCAATCGCCGCGAGTACCACCGGAGAGCATGTGAGGAGCCACTCCccgtcagcgtcgccgcagtgGACCCGGCGGATAGGCGACCCTCCGTGCAAGCCGTAGCGCTCCGAGAGCGCTGTCGACAACAGCGGCACCTCCGACTCCGttacctctccctctcccgcacATGTGTCTGTCagccggaggaggcgcgtTAGCCACGCTAGTGCATCGCTGCCCCCCTGCATGCTGTCCATTACATGCTGGATAGCAGTGGCTTTGACGGTGAGCACCTCGTTCTGAGTAAGGTCCCATGGCCCGGGCTCGTGTGGGTGAGGAGGTTTGTTGAGCAGGTCCACCAGTACCTCAGCAATGCGCGCGGCTTCCGCAGACGCGCCGAGTGCTTCACGCAAGCGGGCAAGAAGCTGCAGAAAGTGTTGTGGGGTTGCgagcgcaggcgctggcgaggTGTAGCGTTGGACACCGCTGCCCGAATTGCTTGGCCGGTACACGGCATAGCACTTTGGTGCCTCCACCGCTAGACAGAGGGCAGCGACTTCGCTAAGCGCTacgcgcgagctgctgcctGGCGAGGACGGGCTTTGAGCGAGCAGGTCTGTCCACGAGGCAGCGATGCCAGAGGCATCCATAGCCGAGGCACTGCGTGGACCACCAATAGACGGGTGCCCGCTGGTGGAGCTAAGGCGCCGACGcaatgccgccgcggccaaGGGAGGCGGGACGTCGGCACGACGTCCTGTGTGAGAGCAGCGACACTGGCGTTGACCGACACACAAGGGAGTTGAGAAGGATAACCCCCGGGCAAGCAGCGGTGCGATACGtctccgcgcacgcgccaggATGATGCTGCGCATTTAGGGAGGAGGATCACGAGCGTCACGCTACTGCAGGGCGGAAATGTGGAATCGAGCTCACCTATGCAGGCAGACTCACAGTACTGCAGCAAACAACCAGGGACCGCACAAAGTGGGTGTgggaagaagaaaaggacTGAGAGACAGACGTgagggcggagaggcagcCGTCAGCGTGGTGCCGCACCGGacaaggaaaaaaggaaCAAGCACCGAATGATGCAGTGTAGTGGTAGTGCCCCTCTCGGCCCATAATGACCAACCCCGCCTACTCACAGTTCTCCCCCGTATGCACCACAACCGCAGATGCCAAGAAAGgctgcgtgcatgtgtgtgccacGAAAAAGCGGTCCGACATCAGTGGTGAGTTGAGAGAGGATATGACAAGATGGCCAGTAGCGTCGTGAGAGGATTCCAATTGCAAGCACGTACGTCTCAAGGGGGCTGGCACTCATGCTGTGGGCCTTACCGATTCTCACGCATGCGAGCATGACAAGATGCTCGCAGGCGCAGACAAGCAGATAAGCTACGCAACAAGACAGCTTCAAGGCACCTCGAGGAAAACAACGCAATCACCTGcagaggtgtgtgtgtgtgtgtgtgggagagagagaaagggaagcCACGTCGGCTGCCGGTCTCTCAAGGGCCCGAATCGCGCATGCTGGGCTAGGAAACACCACATCCACAACACACAGCGTGCACACGCCATATTTTACTGTTATTGTTCGGACTCCCTCGTAAGACTGCCTGCCTTTTCTCATTTAGCGCGCGTAAAAATATCGCTACAGCACGCGAGCACGCCGCAGGCTTCCCCAGCTGCGGGAGGTCGCTAGGAAAGGTGCAAGAAGGAACAGGGCAGGCCAACACGAAAAGGAGTGGGTGCATGACCgctagcagcagcagcagcagcgaaaaTTGAGGAGGTCTGTGCTGATGCTGCATCATCGCTAACGCAGACGCTACACACAAAaagatttttttttgtttgcagCGTGTCCACTCTCTGCCAATACAACATGAGTCGGGCTCCACTCTATCCCCTgtctgtcacaggccccatcgCCTGGCGCACTGCAGCGGGAGACACACACTCGCTAGTGCACTGCCGGCCCAGtcatcggagcacggcctctgcctcagactctacccacccacccccgcctcgcGGGCCGCCACCTGGCGCATCACACGGAGtggctcaggctccccaccaccagtaggcagtgcgagggccaGGTGGGGTACGTTagagtcacgccgacaccTTGCTTAACATATGGATGACACAAATGTGTGCACtgtcgccgcgcgcaccgacgcggcgccatccagggcctggcCGCGGACATCCGCAGCGATAATTCGCTCGGACTTCCCTGCGCCGGTATGCACGTGACCCGGTCACCACGCTGAGGTGTCCCCCGTCATCAGGAAGAGGAACAAAGAAAGtgaaaaaaaacaacaaaacgCATGCGCTCAAATGAACATTCTTGTACAACAGCGCAGGACAAGCTTCCAGTTGAAGAAGGACTTGTCGAGAGTTGCGGGAGCAAAAggaaaaaacaaacaaacatTGCTCGAAACATGTAGCGAGAGTACACATTCTCACAGCAAGTATGTCACCACGGCGACTGCATGCACTCAAACAGCCACACGCAAAGACTGCACCaggccggcgaggaggggaaagagagggaaagcAGCTGCCACGGCCATGGGGTCGAGCAGAGTCGATTCAGCCCTCTCGAACAGCCCTCTTGAGCGGAGCATGTGGGATGCCTGTCTTGAGTGCGTCCCTCAGGCCATGTTTGCGCACCTAAAACTTGAGCATGCAGTTCACCCAGCCAGGGTCGATCTCCGCGTCGTACTTCTTGTAGAAGTCGATGGCCGGTGCGTTCCAGTCCAATGCCTGCCATACCATTCCATGGCAGCCCTCTTCCTTCGCCTGCTGCAAAACTCGCTCAAAGAGGACCTTGCCGGCCCCAATGCCGCGATGCGACTCCGTGACAACGAAGTCCTCGAGATAAAGCATACGCCCACGCCATGTGGAGTACCGGTAGTAGTAGAGCGCCATTCCAATCACGCGCGGCTTCACGTCGTTGGTTTCTTGTTGTTCCGCCACGAAGGCGCTCCAGAGAGGTCGCTCGCCGAaaccctcctcctccatctctgccTTGGACACAACCACACACTCGGGCGCCCGCTCGTAGATAGCCAGCTCCATGATGAGGTCATACATGCGCTGAGTGTCCTCGCGCTCAGCGCGGCGAACGGTGACGACTGGAGCAGGCATGTATTAGCCGTTTTTATTtttgcgtgtatgtgtgtgtctgtgtacgATGATTAGTGCGTTTCGAAGCCTATGTGCAAACATTTGTGCATCGAAGGTGGCGAAGACGGCAAAGTGGTTCGTGAAAGGACACGTGTCGTGGGTGTGTATAAACGGGCGAAACAcggaaaggaaagagagtCGAGACCCGAAAGACAATTCCATAGAGGTGTGATGAGCACCACATTGCCTCTCGACGGAAGCATACGCATGGGTAGACGTTTGCCGTTCGGAGAAGGGAAAGGTGCCTTTCAAAGTGGGCCGTGGATGCCCGTTTGAGGGACGTTTCGGCCCTCGAGCGGATTGCTAACGATTGGGGTAAACCTTGTGGCTCCACACAATCactgcttcttttttttctctcgaCGGGTGTTAAACTCGTGATGTGGCCGGGTGCCCCATGTAACGATCGtggtgctgcgtgcgtgtaccCTCACGATAGCATACCGCCATCTCAGAGAGAGGCCTGTTCACGGAGTgaaacacgcacgcgtgcccgTACGAGCACGCCACCGGTTTGCCACGCATATAGAACGATCAGACTGCCAGTCAGAACAAGTCAGAGAAAATACGAAGAGACGGCCAGAGGCAGATAATACTAgtaaagagagaagggaacCGAGGGAGCATCCGCATGCGCACTAGCGAGCAGTACAAGCTTGTGCGTTTGTTCACATCGCAacgggcgacggcgagggtgGGGCgtgaagggaggggaagcgGGTGCGAGCGCGAAGGAAAGACAAGGCTTGATTGCTGTTAGTGGGGATGGGCCATTATCGGAAGACAAGGAAAGGAAGAGCGAAAAACcgacaaaaagaaaagggatGCGAGGCAGCGGGGAAAAAAGTGGGGAGACACACcccggcgcacacgcatacacacacacatatatgaGAAGCATAACAGAACGATTGCAGAAGAAACAAGACACACAAAAAACAacatacagacacacacacacacacacacacacacacaggcagaggaagaaaggaggGAAACAAGgagctctctcgctctcgctctctccttctaGCTCACGCAGCTCTGGAGTGGTCCACTGTGTCCAGGCTAACGGGAAAAGAAACGAGTAGAGTAAGAGGAGAAAAAGGGAGCTCAGCAACGTCGTCCTTCACGCCCACCCACAGACAAACGAGCACTAGCGCACACCTGCGCAAGTGTAGCAGAGGCGTACAACTGTTTTCTTCTGTCTTCAAATTTCTTCATCCATCTACCTCCAGCGTCGCTTGCGAGCTTAGACGGACGCTCAATAGACATGCGGTCTACGAAGGCGACCGGTGTCTTGTCCGCTAAAGGAAGAGAGTTGACACAGCAGCAATATAAGCGCGATGATCAAGGATATTcaggaaagagggagcaCCCGgtcacagacacacacacacacagacgcgtgCGTACTCATTTTCCATaccccgctgctgcaagacTCGGATGCCATGGAAGGACGGAGAGAAATAGAGAACGAGGAAAAGAGCCTAACGAAAAGAGGAGGTGACCTCGGGAGACGAAGGATGCGCTATCAAAAGCGCACAAAAACAGCTGCGCTACTACCAACAAAGAGAAGTGAGTCCGAAGACAAAGATACGCGTTAGTATGGCGTTGGCTGTTTATTTCTGTAAACAACACAGGGTGGAGAAAACAAACAAccaaaaaacaacaaaaacagcagcggcttccgtacacacacaaatgCGGTCATCCCATATTGATCCTTTTACCGCCCTCCGTCCTGTAGCACGTGCCCACGATTCACTTCTAACCATTTGacaaagaaggcgaagaggtAGGACACGCaacgagggggggggaggggctacCAATCAGAAAGCCCAGTGCTAGAGGCAGTACAGCAATCCAGAAAAAAAgggcgaggggagggaatgaagcacacacagacacgcttACGAGgcaggagagggtggggttTGGTGGACAGACTATCAGGACGGAGAAGCGAAAGAATGGAAGGGAGGTAGACACACGACACAGCCACAAACAGAatctgcacacacacacacacacacacacacacacacataaaaaCGCCGACCAGCAACAGCGAGCGGAGTCCGTGAGTCCAACAGAGAAAAATAAAAAATAAAATaaaagcacacacaagtCGCCACGGAGAAGCCAAACAATACGTAAAGGATCTTTTCGTGCTTTGTGAAGGTTTGAGTGCTTCAAAAGGCATTCGCGAATTCTGTTTGCCCCCTTCCGTCTCGCTTTTCGACCTCCTCAGGGCTGGTGAGGGGACCAATAAGCGGAGGTCGAACCTGAAGGTGAGAGCGGGTGGAGTCGGCAGGTGAAGtagggaggaggaaagagaTGTCACATGTGGTATGCGTTGAAGGCATTTCAATGTATgaaaacgcgcacgcacacaccagctTACATCACGTGCACGAGAACGCCACAATAGAAGAAACAcgaaaaaaacaaaacagaaaTACGGGCGTGTACAACAGAGGAAGTAAGACAACAAACAAACACGAGAGACAGAAAGATGAAAAATATGAGCGAGGCGAACAAACAACACAAagaagaaagggaagaggcgatgaagcagcgcggcattttttctgttgttgctgcgtCTTTGTGCTCTTTCGTAAACGTATGCCACGACAACAACGCAGCCCACAGATGCCTCCATTCCTTTTTAGAGAAGGTGTGGCGTCGTGGACACAGTGTAGGCAACTTCACCGCGTGAACAGCGGCACCTCTTCTTTTGCTGCCTTTTTGGTCCTTCTACGCGTCCTTCGTCTACAtacagacacagagacagactCGCCTACCGCTGAAACGCCATGGGTTATGTTTCTCCCTTCGGCCCGTGTGAATAAGGGTGCTCCTGCCCCCTCTTCGAACGACTTTGTGCCTTTTTAAAAAGGAAAATGAGCTTCTCGTGCTATCCACATCCCTCCTCACTCTCCTTTCATTGCTGGCAGCCGTGTGGTGCTCATCCCCATCATCTATCGAGTTTTCTCTTCGGGAGTGAGATGGGGAGGTACACAGGAGCGGACGGAGCCCACCTTCACTATCAAGCgaagaagcgaaaaaggAAGACGGACTGGAGTGGAGAGCGatgacgccgccggcaaagACGGAAGGAGCGTTGGGTGGGGATGAGAGATGAaggttgtgtgtgtatgaaGGATGGCGACTGGGACGACAtcaaacaaaaacaaaatgCAGCATCCGTGGCGATGCATCAATACACACAGCAACTCGTtggcctctctctgtccttcTACCGCTCTTTCTTGCGACTTGTGTACGCACTGCCAAGGAAGTTGTTGCGCTATTCCACATGCAGCTTGCTTTGTGcccccctcgctc
This genomic stretch from Leishmania donovani BPK282A1 complete genome, chromosome 36 harbors:
- a CDS encoding acetyltransferase-like protein, with product MPAPVVTVRRAEREDTQRMYDLIMELAIYERAPECVVVSKAEMEEEGFGERPLWSAFVAEQQETNDVKPRVIGMALYYYRYSTWRGRMLYLEDFVVTESHRGIGAGKVLFERVLQQAKEEGCHGMVWQALDWNAPAIDFYKKYDAEIDPGWVNCMLKF